A window of Streptomyces marispadix contains these coding sequences:
- a CDS encoding SCO4402 family protein, translating to MGAMPVHDMPWWRWRSNVRSALHMLSDPAFQQECWATGRPGYGDVTDAVYRLVEDTWLDNWSAEKYVGTIFRDSQEAALVDTAVLRVLRIMHQVGADAPVASYMEHHGWSEAVRAARDAHVRLATNDGEDPDEPPRSLDVLAIMLHSV from the coding sequence ATGGGTGCCATGCCCGTCCATGACATGCCTTGGTGGCGCTGGCGCAGCAACGTGCGCTCGGCGCTGCACATGCTCTCCGATCCCGCCTTCCAGCAGGAGTGCTGGGCGACGGGCCGCCCCGGCTACGGCGACGTGACCGACGCGGTCTACCGCCTGGTCGAGGACACATGGCTGGACAACTGGTCCGCCGAGAAGTACGTGGGCACGATCTTCCGCGACTCGCAGGAGGCCGCCCTCGTCGACACCGCGGTGCTGCGGGTGCTGCGCATCATGCACCAGGTCGGCGCCGACGCGCCGGTCGCCTCGTACATGGAGCACCACGGCTGGTCCGAGGCGGTACGGGCCGCGCGTGACGCACATGTACGGCTCGCGACCAACGACGGCGAGGACCCGGACGAGCCGCCGCGTTCGCTCGACGTGCTGGCGATCATGCTGCACTCCGTCTGA
- the purU gene encoding formyltetrahydrofolate deformylase, translating into MSKPHDDAVSTQHSPAARGDVRDGKREEYVLTLSCPDKQGIVHAVSSYLFMTGCNIEDSQQFGDRDTGLFFMRVHFSADPGVTVDKLRASFSAVGDSFHMDWQVHPAGERMRVVLMVSRFGHCLNDLLFRSGSGALPVDIAAVVSNHTDFEGLAASYGVPFHHIPVTKGSEESKQEAEARLLRLIEEENVELVVLARYMQVLSDNLCKQLSGRIINIHHSFLPSFKGARPYHQAHARGVKLIGATAHYVTAELDEGPIIEQEVERVGHEATPQQLVAVGRDVECQALARAVKWHSEHRVLLNGHRTVVFA; encoded by the coding sequence ATGAGCAAGCCGCACGACGATGCCGTCAGCACCCAGCACAGCCCGGCCGCCCGGGGAGACGTACGGGACGGGAAGCGCGAGGAGTACGTACTGACGCTGTCCTGCCCGGACAAGCAGGGCATCGTGCACGCCGTGTCGAGCTATCTCTTCATGACCGGCTGCAACATCGAGGACAGCCAGCAGTTCGGCGACCGCGACACCGGACTGTTCTTCATGCGCGTCCACTTCTCCGCGGACCCCGGTGTGACGGTGGACAAGCTGCGCGCGAGCTTCTCGGCGGTCGGCGACTCCTTCCACATGGACTGGCAGGTGCATCCCGCCGGTGAGCGCATGCGCGTCGTCCTCATGGTCAGCCGCTTCGGCCACTGCCTCAACGACCTGCTGTTCCGCTCCGGCAGCGGCGCACTCCCGGTCGATATCGCTGCCGTCGTCTCCAACCACACCGACTTCGAGGGGCTGGCAGCTTCGTACGGCGTGCCCTTCCACCACATCCCCGTCACCAAGGGCAGCGAGGAGAGCAAGCAGGAGGCGGAGGCCAGGCTGCTGCGCCTGATCGAGGAGGAGAACGTCGAACTCGTCGTGCTGGCCCGCTATATGCAGGTCCTCTCCGACAACCTCTGCAAGCAGCTCTCCGGCCGGATCATCAACATCCACCACTCCTTCCTGCCGAGCTTCAAGGGCGCACGGCCCTACCACCAGGCGCACGCACGCGGCGTCAAGCTGATCGGCGCGACCGCGCACTATGTGACGGCGGAACTCGACGAGGGCCCGATCATCGAGCAGGAGGTCGAGCGCGTGGGGCACGAGGCGACGCCGCAGCAACTCGTGGCGGTCGGCCGGGACGTCGAGTGCCAGGCGCTCGCGCGTGCGGTCAAGTGGCACAGCGAGCACCGGGTGCTGCTCAACGGGCACCGAACCGTCGTCTTCGCCTGA